One window from the genome of Salvia miltiorrhiza cultivar Shanhuang (shh) chromosome 7, IMPLAD_Smil_shh, whole genome shotgun sequence encodes:
- the LOC130995228 gene encoding protein OXIDATIVE STRESS 3 LIKE 1-like — protein MESFLVGNKMGVKNGGVDGMGESGVFKDVGKEDSCINQTVSCSEESSSSIGRDSDASMEKSCGGEEVQSSFKGTFDAAMEALEEVLPIRRGISRFYNGKSNSFACLADASKGLVKPDNAYKRRRRNLLACSLTRDKNRGSSLSRNGGGISKRLTASSRRAMALNKMTNVVVMDQC, from the exons ATGGAATCTTTtttagttggaaataaaatggGAGTGAAAAATGGTGGTGTTGATGGGATGGGGGAAAGTGGTGTTTTTAAGGATGTAGGAAAAGAGGATTCATGCATTAATCAGACTGTTTCTTGCTCAGAAGAATCATCATCTTCCATTGGCAGAGACAGTGATGCTTCAATGGAGAAATCTTGTGGTGGTGAAGAGGTTCAAAGCTCCTTCAAAGGAACCTTTGATGCTGCCATGGAAGCTTTGGAGGAAGTTTTGCCAATTAG GAGGGGCATTTCAAGGTTCTACAATGGGAAATCTAACTCTTTCGCGTGTTTAGCAGACGCGTCTAAAGGCCTCGTCAAGCCAGACAACGCGTACAAGAGGAGGAGAAGGAACCTGCTCGCGTGCAGCCTCACGAGGGACAAGAACCGGGGCTCGTCTCTCAGCCGCAACGGTGGTGGCATATCGAAGAGGCTGACAGCCTCAAGTAGAAGAGCCATGGCCTTGAACAAGATGACAAATGTGGTTGTGATGGATCAGTGTTGA